The window TGTCGCCGGCCGTCTCCGGCAGCTCCTCGGTCGGGTACTCGTTCAGCTTGCGGCGGCGCCACGCGCTGATGTGCAGATTGGTCATCGTGCGGCGGAGGTAGCCCCCGACCGCGGCCTTGTCGCTGATCCGGTCCCACGCCCGGTACGTCGAGAACAGTGCGCTCTGCAGCAGGTCCTCGGCCTCGAAGCGGTCGCCGGTCAGGTGGTAGGCGGTTGCGTACAGGGAGGCGCGGCGCTCCTGGACGTAGGTGGTGAACTCCACCTCCGACACCGAGCGACGCTCCCCCGTGACCTCCCCGTACGCTGCCCCCGTTCCCCCGTGGGCAACCCCCGTACCGCTTCCCCCCGCATGTGCGTCAACCACCGTCATGTACGACCCGGTGTGCTGACGCCCGGTGCCGCGAGCGCACCCCCGCCCGCTCACGGCACCGGACTTCTCCGTGCTCCTCGTGACGTCGTGGAGCCGCGTGACAACTGCGCCAGTACTGGTGCTGTGCAGCGTGTTCATCTCGCGCCCCCCGTCGTGGAGTTCCGGTTGTTCGGTACTTCTCTGTGGTGCTTCCTTGCTTGTGACGAGAAGCTTGCCGGGGCCACTTCATGACCGTGTCCGCCGACTGTCACAGGCCTGTCACAGGGGCTCGTCCCGGGCACCTCACAGACCGATCACAGAGAAGCGTCGTACGGCTACTCACGGCACACGCGCCACGCACTCGTACGCGGGACATGTGTGGGAGCGCTCCAACAGTCGATTCCCGCCCATGTCATGGGACAGAATGACGTCCGTGCCTTCCCTGTTGCTGATCGAGGACGACGACGCCATCCGGACGGCCCTGGAGCTCTCGCTGACGCGCCAGGGACACCGGGTGGCCACCGCTGCCACCGGCGAGGACGGACTGAAGCTGCTGCGCGAGCAACGGCCTGATCTGATCGTGCTCGACGTGATGCTGCCAGGCATCGACGGATTCGAGGTGTGCCGGCGTATTCGGCGGACGGACCAACTGCCCATCATCCTGCTGACCGCGCGCAGTGACGACATCGACGTCGTGGTCGGGCTGGAGTCCGGCGCCGACGACTATGTCGTGAAACCCGTGCAGGGGCGGGTGCTCGACGCCCGGATCCGGGCCGTGCTGCGGCGTGGCGAGCGCGAGGCGAACGACGCGGCGTCGTTCGGCTCGCTGGTCATCGACCGTGCCGCGATGACCGTGACGAAGAACGGCGAGGATCTGCAGCTGACGCCCACCGAGCTGCGGCTGCTGCTGGAGCTGAGCCGCCGGCCGGGGCAGGCGCTGTCCCGCCAGCAGCTGCTGCGTCTGGTGTGGGAGCACGACTACCTCGGTGACTCGCGGCTCGTCGACGCGTGTGTGCAGCGACTGCGCGCGAAGGTGGAGGACGTGCCGTCCTCGCCGACGCTGATCCGCACCGTGCGTGGAGTCGGCTACCGGCTGGACTCGCCTCAGTGACAAAACCGCAGGACAAGCTCCGTGGCTGGGCCGCGGCCCGCAGGACGGTCATGGCGGGGCTGCGCTTCACCAGTCTGCGGCTGCGCCTGGTCGTGGTGTTCGGGCTCGTCGCGCTCACCGCCGCGGTGTCGGCGTCCGGCATCGCGTACTGGCTCAACCGCGAGGCCGTCCTCACCCGTACGCAGGACGCGGTGCTCGGTGACTTCCAGCAGGCGATGCAGACCCGCGCCAGCACGCTGCGGCCGCATCCCACGCAGGAGGAACTGCAGCGCGCCGCAGGGCAGATGGCGAACAGCAGCCAGCGCTTCAGTGTCCTGCTGATCGCCGAGGACGAGAACGGCGAGACCGTGCGCGGGAACTCCGACCTGGACACCTTCACGCTGGAGGACGTACCGGAGTCCCTGCAGAAAGCGGTGAACAAGGAGCAGGAGCTCTCCTCGAACAACAAGTACGCGTACCACCTGTACTGGCAGCGGACCGTGCAGGGCGACAAGCCCTATCTGGTGGGCGGCGCGAAGGTGATCGGCGGTGGGCCGACCGGGTACATGCTCAAGTCGCTGGAGCCGGAGGCCAAGGATCTCAACTCGCTCGCCTGGTCGCTGGGGATCGCGACCGGGCTCGCGCTGATCGGCTCGGCGCTGCTGGCGCAGGCCGCGGCGACGACCGTCCTGAAGCCGGTGCACCGGCTGGGCACCGCCGCCCGGCGGCTCGGCGAGGGCAAACTCGACACCCGGCTGCGGGTGTCGGGCACGGACGAACTGGCCGACCTGGCACGGACGTTCAACCGTACGGCGGAGGCACTGGAGAAACGGGTCGCGGACATGAGCTCCCGCGACGAGGCGTCCCGGCGGTTCGTGGCGGACATGTCGCACGAGCTGCGGACCCCGCTGACCGCGATCACCGCCGTGACCGAGGTGCTGGAGGAGGAGCTCGACGCCGAGACCGGCAGCGTCGACCCCATGATCGAGCCCGCGGTGCGGCTCGTCGTCAGCGAGACCCGGCGGCTGAACAACCTGGTGGAGAACCTGATGGAGGTCACCCGCTTCGACGCGGGCACCGCCCGGCTCGTCTCCGACACGGTTGACATCGCCGACCAGATCACCGCGTGCATCGACGCGCGCGCCTGGCTGGACGCGGTGGAGCTGGACGCCCGCCGCGGCATCATGGCGCACGTCGACCCGCGCCGCCTGGACGTCATCCTGGCGAACCTCATCGGCAACGCCCTCAAACACGGCGGTTCCCCGGTGCGCGTGTGCGTACGGGAGGAGGGCGCCGACCTGGTCATCGAGGTCCAGGACCACGGCCCCGGCATCCCGGAGGACGTCCTGCCGCACGTCTTCGACCGCTTCTACAAGGCGAGCGCCTCCCGGCCGCGCTCCGAGGGCAGCGGCCTCGGCCTGTCCATCGCCCTGGAGAACGCCCACATCCACGGTGGTGAGATCACCGCCGCGAACGCGCCGAAGGGCGGCGCCGTCTTCACCCTGCGCCTGCCGCTCGACTCCTCCGAGCCGAAGGACCCGGGGGCGGACGACGAGGACCGGGCCGGCGCCGACGCCGGCCGCACCGAGGGGGGCGTGTGATGTCCGTACGCGACGCATGGGGCGTACGCGCGGCGCGTGCCGTCCGTACGCCGGAGGCGGCCCGTCCGGCGCGGGCCGTGCGCCGGACGTCGCGCGGGGCCCGTCTGGCGCTCGCCGTGCCGCTGCTCGCCGTGGCGCTGGCCGGGTGCGGGATACGCGCCACGGAGGTGCCGACCGACTTCGGGCCCGCGCCCTCCCGGGTGCCGTGCGCGCTGACCGGCCCCGACGACGGCACACAGTCCTCGCGCGGCATCCTCGTCCAGGTCTTCCTCCTCTGCTCCTCCCAGCTCGCGCCGGTCGACCGGACCGTGCGCATCGAGGCCGGGCCCGCCGAGACGGACCGGGTGCGCGCCGCGCAGGCCCTGCTCGACGAGCTCTCCGCTCCCCCGTCGGACGCCGAGCGGCAGGCGAACTACTCGACGGGCGTGCCGAGGGGCCTGTCGGTGGGTGGCCCGGAGCGTTCCGACCCGGCGGACGCCCTGCGTCTGAGCACGGCGCCCGCGGACCTGACGTCGTACGCCCTGGCGCAGATCATCTGCACCTTCAGCGACTCGGAGGCGGCCTCCGACGACAGCGCGGTGACCCTGGGCGGCCCCGGCACGGACGCCCCGCGCCGCTACGAGTGCACGCAGGACGTGCGCGACCGCCCGGGCACGAAGACCCCACCGTCGACGGAGGTCGACGGGAGCTGAGGCGCCCGGCCGGGGTCCCGTCTGTGGCGCACGCCTCACACGTGCGGACCAAGCGCCGCCGTCACACGGAACCGATCCTGCCGGTGGTCGCGTCTTGGGGTTCGTGCAGCGTCAAGGCTCGAACGGCGGCACCGCCGTGAACCGCGTCCGTGTGACGGGAGGTCTCCTCCTCGTCGCACACCTCGCGCTTGTTGCCTGGTTCACGCTGCGGCCCCTGGACGTGCCCTGGGTGAGCGCGGCGAACCTGCGTCCTTTCGCCAGCATCAGGGCCGATCTGACGCTGGGCCCCGAGGCGGCGGCCCGCGCCATCGGCAAGGGCCTGCTGCTGCTCGCCCCGCTCGGGGTGCTGCTGCCCATGGCGGGCGGCAGACTCGCCGTCTCCCCGCTGCTGTCCCTGCTGCGCACGGTCGCCGCCGGAGCGCTGCTGTCGATGGCCATCGAGCTCCTGCAGACCGGGGTGCCGGGCCAGGTCGTGGACGTCGACTCACTGCTGCTGAACACCGTGGGTGTGGCGCTGGCCCACCTCGCCGTGGTGCCCGCCGCCCGGGCCGTGCTGCGCCGCCGGGCCGCGACGCGCAACCGGGCCGCCGCACTGCGCCTGAGGGCAGCGGCGGAGGAGGCGGCTCAGGGTCTGACCCCGACGATTCCCAGGGTCGGTATCGCACCGTAGAGCGACGCTTTGCCCCCTTCGCGTCCGTACGTTGGATGTCAGACGAGGCGACCGCACCGGAAGCCCCGGCCCACCCGACGACGCTCACGAAGGAGCCGCAATGAACCGCCTTGCCCGCCCCACCGACGGCCGCATGATCGGCGGAGTGTGCGCCGCGCTGGCTCGGCGCTTCGGCACCTCCGCGACCACGATGCGGGTCGTCTTCCTGGTGTCCTGCCTGCTGCCGGGCCCGCAGTTCCTGCTCTACATAGCGCTGTGGCTCCTCTTCCCCTCCGAGGGCAAGGCGGCCCGTCCGGCCTGGTGACCACACGCACGGACGCCGATGGGGCGCACCCGACCGGGGGTGCGCCCCATCGGCGCGTACGAGGACGGTGCGGGAGCCTGCTCAGCCCAGCGGAATACCGTTCACCGGCAGACCGTGCGTGGGCAGACCCTGGATCGGCAGACCGCCGAGCAGACCGGCGACCGGCGCGGCGGGACCCTCGGCGAGGAGGTTCGCGACGGCCGGCTGGGCGGCGGCGACGCCACTGCCGAGCGCGTTCTGCCCCTGGGCGAGCGACTCGCCCGCGCCGGGCAGGGTCTTGGTGACCCCGTCCACCGGCAGCGCGCTGGTGACGGTGCCGAGCGCCGGGACGGCGTCCGGGACCGCCGGGGCCGCGTTGGCGGCGCCGGCGCCGGCGGCGGCGAAGGCGGCACCGAGAGCGGCGACACCGAGGGTCTTGGCAGCAGACTGCTTCATCTTCGTCCTTGCATGCTGTGACGGGGATTCGAGCGGTCCGAAACGGTAATCACGTGCGAGCTCGCCCCGCAAACATCGAAAAGCGGCCGAGTCGTCATCACCCGGCCGCTTCCCGCGCTTCGAATTCAGCCCTCTTCACTCACAGAACCGCTGGTGGAGACGGTCTGCTGGAACAGCCATTCGGACTTCAGCTCGGCATAACCGGGCTTGATCACGTCACTGATCATGGCCAGTCGTTCATCGAAAGGAATGAATGCTGATTTCATCGCATTGACTGTGAACCACTGCATGTCGTCGAGCGAATAGCCGAAAGCGTCGACAAGGTGCTCGAATTCCCGGCTCATGCTGGTGCCGGACATCAGGCGGTTGTCGGTGTTCACGGTGGCCCGGAAGTGCAGCCGTCGCAGCAGCCCGATGGGGTGCTCGGCGTACGAGTCGGCGGCGCCCGTCTGGAGGTTGGAACTGGGGCACAGCTCCAGGGGAATCCGCTTGTCGCGCACGTACGAAGCGAGACGGCCCAGTTCCACCGAGCCGTCCTCGCGGACCTGGATGTCGTCGATGATGCGCACGCCGTGGCCCAGCCGGTCGGCACCGCACCACTGGAGGGCCTGCCAGATGGACGGGAGCCCGAAGGCCTCGCCCGCGTGGATCGTGAAGTGGTTGTTCTCCCGCTTCAGATACTCGAAGGCGTCCAGGTGACGGGTGGGCGGGAAGCCCGCCTCGGCGCCCGCGATGTCGAAGCCGACGACTCCACTACGGGAGCCGGGGCCGCGGTAGCGGTTGGCGAGTTCGGCGATCTCCAGGGCGCGGGCCGCGTGCCGCATGGCCGTCAGGAGGGCGCCGACACGGATCCGGTGCCCGTTCTCGCGGGCCCGCCGCTCGCCCTCCCGGAAGCCCTCGTTGACGGCCTCGACGACCTCTTCGAGGGTCAGCCCGGCTTCGAGGTGCTGCTCGGGCGCGTACCGCACCTCGGCGTAGACGACGCCGTCCTCGGCGAGGTCCTCGGCGCACTCGGCGGCGACGCGGACCAGTGCCTCACGGGTCTGCATGACGGCGCAGGTGTGCGCGAAGGTCTCCAAGTACCGCTCCAGGGAACCGGAGTCGGCGGCCTCGCGGAACCAGATGCCGAGCTTGTCGGGATCGGTCTCCGGAAGGCCGGAGTAGCCCACGGCATGGGCGAGGTCGACGATCGTCCCGGGGCGCAGGCCGCCGTCGAGGTGATCGTGCAGCAGGACCTTCGGCGCCCGGCGGATCTGCTCCGAGCTCGGGGTGTTCTTGGTCTGGCTCGTCATTTCCGCACTCTAACGCCTACGCGCGTAGATCTCTCCTTGTGCGGATCCGTCGATATGTAACGGTGACCGTGTGGACGGATGGCGTACACCATCGCTTCTGACACTGTTCTGTCATGGCACAGCAAGCGACGCCGGTTCGCGCGGCACGGCTGGGGCGGGCACTCGGGACGGAGCCGACGGCGGTGAGCGGCGTGGTGCTGCTGCTGCCGGGCGGCGAGGAGACCTCGGCCCGCAGGCCCTCACCGATGCTGGCGGCCGCGTCCGTACGGGCGTTGGGGCGCCGGCTCAGCCGCGTGGGACGGGACGAGGGGCTGGTGGTGCACGTGGTGCACTACCGGTTTCGGGGCTGGAACGGTACGGAGGCCCATCTGGCGCGGGACGCCACGTGGGCCGCGGACGAGGTCGTGCGGCGGTACGGGGATGTGCCCGTGTGTCTCGCCGGGGTGGGCATGGGCGGGCGGGCCGCCGTGCACGCGGGAGGCCACACCGCCGTCAACTCGGTGCTGGCGCTGGCCCCTTGGCTGCCCGAGGAGGACGTGGCGGCGCCTCCCGAACCGGTGAAGCAGCTGGCGGGGCGGCGGGTGCTGATCGTGCACGGCACCAATGACGCGCGGACCGATCCCGAGTTGTCGTTCCGGCTCGCCGCCCGGGCGAAGAAGGCGAACCGGGACATCTGCCGGTTCGAGGTGCACTCGGACGGGCACGCGCTGCACGCGTTCCGGGACGAGGTGCACGCGCTCGCGGAGGACTTCGTGATGGGGACGCTGTTCGGGCGGGCCTTCGCCCGGCCCGTCGAGGACGCGCTCGCGGCTCCGCCGCCGCTGGGGTTGCGGATGCCGCTCGCCTCCGGCTTCGGGCGGTCCCTTCGCCGCTGAGGCGCTCGAGTGCCCCTGACGGGGCGGGGATTGTCGTGACCTGCCGGCCCGGTGAAGGCTTGGCGCGCCGTTCCCCGCGCCCCTGACGGGGCTGGGGACTGTCGTCACCTGCCGGCCCGGTGAAGGCTCGGCGCGCCGTTCCCCGCGCCCTGACGGGGGCGGGTTCTAGTCGGGGAGCAAGTTGCCTCTCTTGGAGAGGAGGAACTTTTTGAAGGCTGCCACCGGGGGTGTGTCCGGGTGGCCGTCCAGCCAGGCCACGCCGATCTCCCTGGCCGCCCGGGGTGCCGTCACCGTCAGTTCCACAACTCCCGGGCGGGCCACCGCCGGTGGTGGAAGGAGGGCGACCCCCAGGCCCGCCGCCACCAGGCCGCGCAGGGTCTCCGCCTCCTCGCCCTCGAAGGCGATCCTCGGCTTGAAGCCCGCTTCCTGACAGAGGTCGTCCGTGATGCGGCGCATGCCGTAGCCGGGTTCCAGCGTCACGAACGTCTCGTCGGCGGCCTCCGCGAGGCGGACCCGGCGGCGGGAGGCCAGGCGATGGTCGGCGGGGACCACCAGGCGCAGTTTCTGCTCGTCCAGGCGGCGG of the Streptomyces aurantiacus genome contains:
- a CDS encoding SigE family RNA polymerase sigma factor, with product MNTLHSTSTGAVVTRLHDVTRSTEKSGAVSGRGCARGTGRQHTGSYMTVVDAHAGGSGTGVAHGGTGAAYGEVTGERRSVSEVEFTTYVQERRASLYATAYHLTGDRFEAEDLLQSALFSTYRAWDRISDKAAVGGYLRRTMTNLHISAWRRRKLNEYPTEELPETAGDTDAMRGTELRAVLWQALARLPELQRTMLVLRYYEGRTDPEIAEILDISVGTVKSSIWRSLRRLREDDVLSFGRDEEESFGELVA
- the afsQ1 gene encoding two-component system response regulator AfsQ1 — protein: MPSLLLIEDDDAIRTALELSLTRQGHRVATAATGEDGLKLLREQRPDLIVLDVMLPGIDGFEVCRRIRRTDQLPIILLTARSDDIDVVVGLESGADDYVVKPVQGRVLDARIRAVLRRGEREANDAASFGSLVIDRAAMTVTKNGEDLQLTPTELRLLLELSRRPGQALSRQQLLRLVWEHDYLGDSRLVDACVQRLRAKVEDVPSSPTLIRTVRGVGYRLDSPQ
- a CDS encoding sensor histidine kinase, coding for MTKPQDKLRGWAAARRTVMAGLRFTSLRLRLVVVFGLVALTAAVSASGIAYWLNREAVLTRTQDAVLGDFQQAMQTRASTLRPHPTQEELQRAAGQMANSSQRFSVLLIAEDENGETVRGNSDLDTFTLEDVPESLQKAVNKEQELSSNNKYAYHLYWQRTVQGDKPYLVGGAKVIGGGPTGYMLKSLEPEAKDLNSLAWSLGIATGLALIGSALLAQAAATTVLKPVHRLGTAARRLGEGKLDTRLRVSGTDELADLARTFNRTAEALEKRVADMSSRDEASRRFVADMSHELRTPLTAITAVTEVLEEELDAETGSVDPMIEPAVRLVVSETRRLNNLVENLMEVTRFDAGTARLVSDTVDIADQITACIDARAWLDAVELDARRGIMAHVDPRRLDVILANLIGNALKHGGSPVRVCVREEGADLVIEVQDHGPGIPEDVLPHVFDRFYKASASRPRSEGSGLGLSIALENAHIHGGEITAANAPKGGAVFTLRLPLDSSEPKDPGADDEDRAGADAGRTEGGV
- a CDS encoding VanZ family protein codes for the protein MQRQGSNGGTAVNRVRVTGGLLLVAHLALVAWFTLRPLDVPWVSAANLRPFASIRADLTLGPEAAARAIGKGLLLLAPLGVLLPMAGGRLAVSPLLSLLRTVAAGALLSMAIELLQTGVPGQVVDVDSLLLNTVGVALAHLAVVPAARAVLRRRAATRNRAAALRLRAAAEEAAQGLTPTIPRVGIAP
- a CDS encoding PspC domain-containing protein, with translation MNRLARPTDGRMIGGVCAALARRFGTSATTMRVVFLVSCLLPGPQFLLYIALWLLFPSEGKAARPAW
- a CDS encoding ATP-binding protein, with protein sequence MKQSAAKTLGVAALGAAFAAAGAGAANAAPAVPDAVPALGTVTSALPVDGVTKTLPGAGESLAQGQNALGSGVAAAQPAVANLLAEGPAAPVAGLLGGLPIQGLPTHGLPVNGIPLG
- a CDS encoding adenosine deaminase gives rise to the protein MTSQTKNTPSSEQIRRAPKVLLHDHLDGGLRPGTIVDLAHAVGYSGLPETDPDKLGIWFREAADSGSLERYLETFAHTCAVMQTREALVRVAAECAEDLAEDGVVYAEVRYAPEQHLEAGLTLEEVVEAVNEGFREGERRARENGHRIRVGALLTAMRHAARALEIAELANRYRGPGSRSGVVGFDIAGAEAGFPPTRHLDAFEYLKRENNHFTIHAGEAFGLPSIWQALQWCGADRLGHGVRIIDDIQVREDGSVELGRLASYVRDKRIPLELCPSSNLQTGAADSYAEHPIGLLRRLHFRATVNTDNRLMSGTSMSREFEHLVDAFGYSLDDMQWFTVNAMKSAFIPFDERLAMISDVIKPGYAELKSEWLFQQTVSTSGSVSEEG
- a CDS encoding alpha/beta hydrolase, which produces MAQQATPVRAARLGRALGTEPTAVSGVVLLLPGGEETSARRPSPMLAAASVRALGRRLSRVGRDEGLVVHVVHYRFRGWNGTEAHLARDATWAADEVVRRYGDVPVCLAGVGMGGRAAVHAGGHTAVNSVLALAPWLPEEDVAAPPEPVKQLAGRRVLIVHGTNDARTDPELSFRLAARAKKANRDICRFEVHSDGHALHAFRDEVHALAEDFVMGTLFGRAFARPVEDALAAPPPLGLRMPLASGFGRSLRR